A genomic segment from Neobacillus sp. YX16 encodes:
- a CDS encoding SDR family oxidoreductase: MTNNNQKQQKKAFPPQHQNHQPGIESEMNPRPVSVDPNYKSAGKLAGKTAIITGGDSGIGKSVAIYFAKEGADVAISYLEEHQDAEETKALVEAEGRKCLLFAGDIGNEDFCRDIVNQTKDQFGKIDILVNNAAEQHPQQSLLDITSTQLEKTFRTNIFSFFYMSKMVLSHLKKGATIINTASITAYAGNEQLLDYSATKGAIVTFTRSLAKSLAPQGIRVNGVAPGPIWTPLIPSTFSEDQVVSFGTDTPMGRAGQPYELAPSYVYLASDDSSYVSGQIIHVNGGKIING; this comes from the coding sequence ATGACCAACAATAATCAAAAACAACAAAAGAAAGCTTTCCCGCCACAGCACCAAAATCATCAGCCCGGAATTGAAAGTGAAATGAATCCTCGGCCCGTGTCAGTTGACCCCAATTACAAAAGTGCTGGGAAACTAGCTGGTAAAACAGCCATTATTACTGGCGGGGATAGTGGAATTGGTAAATCAGTTGCGATTTATTTTGCTAAAGAAGGTGCAGATGTTGCGATTTCCTACTTAGAGGAGCATCAGGATGCAGAAGAAACAAAAGCACTTGTTGAAGCAGAAGGCCGTAAATGCCTGCTCTTTGCCGGCGATATTGGCAATGAAGATTTTTGTAGGGATATTGTTAATCAAACAAAAGACCAATTTGGTAAAATTGATATTTTAGTCAACAATGCAGCAGAGCAGCATCCGCAGCAAAGTCTGTTAGATATTACCTCTACACAGCTTGAAAAAACATTCCGAACCAATATTTTCTCCTTTTTTTATATGTCTAAAATGGTTTTGTCCCACTTGAAAAAGGGTGCCACTATTATTAATACAGCCTCAATCACTGCTTATGCAGGGAATGAGCAATTATTGGATTACTCTGCTACGAAAGGTGCAATTGTTACCTTCACTCGTTCCCTGGCAAAGTCACTTGCACCACAAGGAATTAGGGTTAACGGTGTCGCACCAGGTCCGATATGGACACCGCTCATCCCCTCAACATTCTCTGAAGACCAAGTTGTAAGCTTTGGTACGGATACGCCAATGGGCAGAGCAGGTCAACCCTATGAACTTGCCCCAAGTTACGTTTATCTGGCATCTGACGATTCTTCCTATGTAAGCGGCCAAATCATCCATGTAAACGGTGGGAAAATCATTAATGGATAG
- a CDS encoding YajQ family cyclic di-GMP-binding protein has protein sequence MAKDESFDIVSKVEFTEVNNAITATMKEIKTRYDFKGSKSEVTLDKEELVLVSDDEFKMDQLKDVLLGRLIKRGVPVKNLDYGKMEKASGGTVRQRAKLVQGIDKENAKKINTIIKNSGLKVKSQIQDDQVRVSGKNRDDLQKIISLVREADLTVDVQFINYR, from the coding sequence ATGGCCAAAGATGAATCATTTGATATTGTATCCAAAGTGGAATTTACGGAAGTCAATAATGCAATTACCGCAACAATGAAGGAAATTAAAACCCGTTATGATTTTAAAGGCAGCAAAAGTGAGGTTACATTGGATAAAGAAGAGCTTGTTCTAGTTTCAGACGATGAATTTAAAATGGACCAGTTGAAAGACGTCTTGCTAGGAAGGTTAATCAAAAGAGGTGTTCCTGTTAAGAATCTTGACTATGGCAAAATGGAAAAAGCCTCTGGCGGGACTGTTCGTCAAAGAGCGAAGCTTGTCCAAGGAATTGATAAAGAAAATGCAAAAAAAATTAATACGATTATTAAAAATAGCGGCCTAAAGGTGAAAAGTCAAATTCAAGACGACCAAGTCAGAGTCAGCGGTAAAAACCGTGATGATTTACAAAAGATTATTTCGTTGGTACGGGAAGCAGACCTAACTGTCGATGTTCAATTTATTAACTACAGATAA
- a CDS encoding S1-like domain-containing RNA-binding protein — MSLQELIGQTVTLTVARKADFGYFLTDGNEDVLLHKNEADREYEEDESVEVFLYVDSEGRTSASTTIPEVAIGKYAWLKVVDSNPHVGVFLDIGIKKDLLLGIDDLPVHKSVWPKAGDLVYVTLRVNNNFLLYAKLATDPVIESISTQATRADFNKNIQGHIYRTAKVGSWIYTIEGYKGFIHESQRQIEPRLGQMVEGRIIDVKEDGTVNVSLLARKEVSQDLDAERVFEYLMSRNGAMPFNDKSMPEEIQERFQLSKGAFKRALGKLMKDGRVYQEGSWTYLKKD, encoded by the coding sequence ATGTCTTTACAAGAACTTATAGGTCAAACCGTTACTTTAACGGTAGCACGAAAAGCAGACTTCGGCTATTTTTTAACAGATGGAAATGAAGATGTTTTGCTGCATAAAAATGAGGCTGACCGAGAATACGAAGAAGATGAATCCGTTGAGGTGTTCCTATATGTTGACTCCGAAGGCAGGACGTCGGCTTCTACAACCATACCTGAAGTAGCAATTGGCAAATATGCTTGGCTTAAAGTAGTCGATTCCAATCCACATGTTGGTGTGTTTTTAGATATTGGGATTAAAAAGGATTTATTATTAGGTATTGATGATCTTCCCGTTCATAAATCAGTCTGGCCTAAGGCTGGGGATTTGGTTTATGTTACCTTAAGAGTGAATAACAATTTTCTTTTATATGCTAAGCTTGCGACTGACCCTGTCATAGAATCCATTTCTACACAGGCGACTAGGGCTGATTTTAACAAGAATATTCAAGGGCACATCTATCGGACAGCAAAGGTTGGCAGCTGGATCTATACCATTGAAGGGTATAAAGGCTTTATACATGAGTCTCAAAGGCAAATAGAGCCACGGTTAGGGCAAATGGTAGAAGGAAGAATTATTGATGTCAAGGAAGATGGGACGGTAAATGTCTCTTTACTTGCGAGAAAAGAGGTATCGCAGGACCTTGATGCAGAACGTGTTTTTGAGTATTTAATGAGCAGAAATGGTGCCATGCCTTTTAATGATAAAAGTATGCCTGAAGAGATACAGGAACGTTTTCAGTTAAGTAAGGGTGCATTTAAGCGTGCACTTGGAAAGCTTATGAAAGACGGCAGAGTGTATCAAGAAGGAAGCTGGACCTATCTAAAGAAAGATTAA
- a CDS encoding DUF3941 domain-containing protein, giving the protein MPHTSDNDKKAQDNNALRHEKNMMREKNRQAGKNQYSKKTDHK; this is encoded by the coding sequence ATGCCGCATACATCAGATAATGATAAAAAAGCTCAAGATAATAATGCTTTAAGACATGAGAAAAATATGATGAGAGAAAAAAATCGTCAAGCAGGTAAAAATCAATATTCGAAAAAAACGGATCATAAATAA
- a CDS encoding DegV family protein: MPVKILADSACDLPKDFYSNHNVTLFPLKVQVNGQEYEDVKTIDPKAVYDAIRSGDVPKTSQVSPLLFEEVFTKMAENNEDGIYIAFSSALSGTYQTSVMILDQVKENYPNFNLTIVDTKCASLGFGLVVKEAARLAAENVSKDEILKDVLFRSQHMEQLFTVEDLDYLARGGRVSKASAFLGGLLNIKPILNVEDGKLVPIEKIRGKKKVYRRIVELMKERGENFSNQIIGISHADSEETLEEVQTLIMEELHPKDIFTSSIGSAVGAHTGPGAIAIFFLNKQPS, translated from the coding sequence ATGCCGGTAAAAATACTAGCAGACAGCGCATGCGACCTACCGAAAGATTTTTACTCTAATCATAACGTTACATTGTTTCCACTCAAGGTGCAGGTTAATGGACAAGAATATGAGGATGTTAAAACAATTGATCCTAAAGCTGTATATGACGCCATACGCTCGGGCGATGTTCCAAAAACGTCACAAGTTTCTCCTTTATTATTTGAGGAAGTCTTTACTAAAATGGCTGAAAATAATGAAGATGGAATATATATTGCTTTCTCTTCAGCTTTATCTGGTACATATCAGACATCTGTTATGATTCTTGACCAAGTAAAGGAAAATTATCCAAACTTTAATTTAACAATTGTCGATACAAAATGTGCTTCTCTTGGTTTTGGTCTTGTTGTGAAAGAGGCAGCAAGGCTTGCAGCCGAAAATGTATCAAAGGATGAAATACTTAAAGATGTGCTATTCCGCAGTCAACATATGGAGCAGCTTTTTACGGTAGAGGACTTAGATTATTTAGCCAGGGGCGGCCGTGTTTCAAAAGCTTCAGCCTTTTTGGGGGGATTACTAAATATCAAGCCTATCCTGAATGTTGAAGACGGAAAACTCGTTCCCATTGAAAAAATACGCGGAAAAAAGAAGGTTTACCGCCGTATAGTTGAACTAATGAAAGAACGTGGTGAAAACTTTAGTAACCAAATAATTGGAATCAGCCATGCTGATTCCGAGGAAACGTTAGAAGAAGTACAAACATTAATTATGGAAGAATTACACCCAAAGGATATTTTTACTTCCTCGATTGGCTCGGCGGTTGGAGCCCATACCGGACCTGGTGCAATTGCCATTTTCTTTTTAAATAAACAGCCATCTTAA